The following proteins are co-located in the Paludibaculum fermentans genome:
- a CDS encoding anthranilate synthase component I produces MRTLRYTSKSGIDVSRTVSRLPFKRGLDHLLRELDHHRGIYLSSGYEYPERYARWDIASLCPPLEITGRGREIQFRPLNTRGQMLAEMLYAALKDHPHWESFGLSAGLLQGRLKPLPALFPEEERSKQPSCFSVLRALVDEFRNPKDTRLSLVGAFGYDLLFQFDPIELKLPRNGHKDLHLYFCDDICFMDRKREVIERYQYDFDFESISTLGLSRTAEEIPPVAASAPLEIISDHAPEEYAAKVETVRGGMKQGDFYEVVLRQTFSAGFEGSPSELFQRIQTTSPSPYEFLLQFGDEQLIGASPEMFVRVEGRRVETCPISGTARRTGDPLRDHDLIRDLLNSPKEESELTMCTDVDRNDKSRVCEPGSVKVIGRRLIERYAGLFHTVDHVEGTLAEGFDSLDAFLSHMWAVTMIGAPKKAAAQAIENLEKNARGWYGGAVGMLSLNGDMNTGILIRTVHLKNGLARYPVGATLLYDSIPEAEEQETRLKATGFFRSLQVKPKAAAASVETENYGRGIKLLLVDNDDCFIQTLANYARQTGAEVVTYRSGFPLSLIAEIKPDIVMISPGPGRPNDFNVPQTARHAAALGIPVFGVCLGLQGIVEAWGGELGVLPYPMHGKPSWVEHRNLGVFEGLPPKVKVGRYHSLYALRDKLPACLEITAESEDGIIMGVRHRDLPVEAVQFHPESLLSTDGEHGLQMIRNMVKIYGRAKVAH; encoded by the coding sequence ATGCGAACGCTTCGTTACACCTCTAAGAGCGGGATTGACGTGTCCCGTACGGTGTCACGGCTTCCGTTCAAGCGCGGCCTCGACCATCTGCTGCGCGAACTGGATCACCACCGTGGCATCTATCTGTCCTCGGGTTATGAATACCCGGAGCGTTATGCCCGATGGGACATCGCCAGCCTCTGCCCGCCCCTCGAAATCACCGGCCGCGGCCGTGAGATCCAATTCCGTCCGCTGAACACACGCGGCCAGATGCTGGCCGAGATGCTGTATGCCGCCCTCAAGGATCATCCGCACTGGGAGTCGTTTGGCCTGTCCGCCGGCCTGCTGCAGGGCCGCCTCAAGCCGCTGCCTGCCCTCTTTCCGGAAGAGGAGCGCAGCAAGCAGCCCTCCTGCTTCTCAGTCCTGCGCGCCCTGGTGGATGAATTCCGCAATCCCAAGGACACCCGGCTTTCGCTGGTCGGTGCTTTTGGCTACGACCTGCTGTTTCAGTTCGATCCCATCGAATTGAAGCTGCCGCGCAACGGCCACAAGGACCTGCACCTCTACTTCTGCGACGACATCTGCTTCATGGACCGCAAGCGCGAAGTCATTGAGCGCTATCAGTACGACTTCGACTTCGAATCCATCTCGACGCTCGGCCTTTCGCGCACCGCCGAAGAGATCCCGCCCGTCGCCGCCAGCGCTCCACTGGAGATCATCTCCGACCATGCACCCGAAGAGTACGCCGCCAAGGTCGAAACCGTACGCGGCGGCATGAAGCAGGGCGACTTTTATGAGGTCGTTCTTCGCCAGACATTCTCCGCCGGCTTTGAAGGCAGCCCGTCTGAATTATTCCAACGCATTCAGACCACCAGCCCCAGCCCCTACGAATTCCTGCTCCAGTTCGGAGACGAGCAACTCATCGGCGCCAGCCCCGAGATGTTCGTCCGCGTGGAAGGCCGCCGGGTGGAGACCTGCCCTATCTCCGGCACGGCCCGCCGCACGGGCGATCCGCTGCGCGACCACGATCTGATCCGCGATCTGCTCAACTCACCCAAGGAAGAGTCAGAGCTGACGATGTGTACCGACGTCGACCGCAACGACAAGTCGCGCGTCTGCGAGCCGGGCTCAGTCAAAGTCATCGGCCGCCGCCTGATCGAGCGCTACGCCGGCCTGTTTCACACAGTCGATCACGTCGAAGGCACGCTGGCCGAAGGGTTCGATTCGCTCGACGCCTTCCTATCTCACATGTGGGCAGTCACCATGATCGGCGCACCCAAGAAGGCGGCCGCCCAGGCCATTGAGAATCTGGAAAAGAATGCGCGCGGCTGGTATGGCGGCGCGGTGGGTATGTTGTCGTTGAACGGCGACATGAACACCGGCATCCTCATCCGTACCGTTCACCTTAAGAACGGCCTGGCCCGCTATCCCGTAGGCGCCACCCTTCTCTACGACTCCATCCCCGAAGCCGAAGAGCAGGAGACCCGGCTGAAGGCCACGGGCTTCTTCCGCTCCCTGCAGGTGAAGCCCAAAGCCGCTGCCGCCAGCGTGGAAACGGAAAACTACGGCCGCGGCATCAAGCTGCTCCTGGTCGATAACGACGACTGTTTTATCCAGACCCTGGCCAACTACGCGCGCCAGACCGGAGCCGAGGTGGTCACCTACCGCAGCGGCTTCCCGCTCTCGCTGATCGCCGAGATCAAACCGGACATTGTCATGATCTCCCCCGGGCCTGGCCGCCCGAACGACTTCAACGTGCCGCAGACCGCCCGCCACGCCGCCGCGCTCGGTATCCCCGTATTCGGGGTCTGCCTGGGCCTGCAGGGTATTGTGGAAGCCTGGGGCGGCGAACTGGGCGTGCTGCCTTACCCCATGCACGGCAAACCGTCGTGGGTGGAGCACCGCAATCTCGGTGTCTTCGAAGGACTTCCGCCGAAGGTCAAAGTCGGCCGCTACCACTCGCTCTACGCACTGCGCGACAAACTGCCTGCGTGCCTGGAGATCACCGCCGAAAGCGAAGACGGCATCATCATGGGCGTTCGCCATCGCGACCTGCCCGTGGAAGCGGTACAGTTTCATCCCGAGAGCCTGCTCTCCACAGACGGTGAGCATGGCCTGCAGATGATCCGGAACATGGTCAAAATTTACGGGCGCGCCAAAGTAGCCCACTGA
- a CDS encoding YciI family protein, with protein sequence MRFMLMIKATQESEAGLPPSPELMAAVGQLTLEGMKSGIIISVGGLGPSSQGTRIRASKGTLSVVDGPFAETKELIAGFAVIEAPTREAAVEQGRLMMDLHVKTLGPGYEGECEVRSMSEPPPCSR encoded by the coding sequence ATGCGATTCATGCTGATGATCAAGGCTACCCAGGAGTCAGAGGCGGGCCTGCCGCCCAGCCCGGAATTAATGGCTGCCGTCGGGCAACTGACACTGGAGGGGATGAAATCCGGAATCATCATCTCCGTTGGCGGCTTGGGACCCAGTTCCCAGGGCACGCGCATCCGGGCGTCCAAAGGCACTCTCAGCGTGGTCGATGGCCCCTTCGCGGAAACCAAGGAATTGATCGCGGGCTTCGCGGTGATCGAAGCCCCGACCAGGGAGGCCGCCGTCGAGCAGGGCCGGCTCATGATGGACCTCCACGTGAAAACACTCGGACCCGGCTATGAGGGCGAGTGCGAGGTTCGTTCGATGTCTGAACCGCCGCCGTGCAGCCGCTGA
- the hpnE gene encoding hydroxysqualene dehydroxylase HpnE: MPNVLVLGGGLAGLSAAAALGQSGHQVTVLEARHFLGGRATSYPLPADESGEVIDNCQHILLRCCVNLLDFYQRLGVEQSIHFHKEFFFIEPGGRTSTMKAGILPKPLHFTGSFATLHFLSLSDKIAVGRALLAIQSEWHTRKDLDAITMLDWLKEKHQPAQAIERFWRQILVSSINEELDRMAASHGFQVFYLGFLASSNSYQMGVPAVPLGELYSQEAWKRIPGVNIRFRTPVTRIEFEDGLVKAAYSGDERFTADHYISALPFERLALLATPLSIDYSPFEHSPITGIHLWFDRPVTDLPHATLLDRTLQWAFNKQDGRYIQLVVSASRTLTDLPRNEVIDLAVRELKEFFPAAQNAKLVKAHVVKEIRATFSAKPGLELLRPEARTNVPNLVLAGDWTRSGWPATMEGAVRSGYKAADVVYPAGRALLPDIA, translated from the coding sequence ATGCCAAATGTTCTCGTGCTCGGCGGCGGTCTCGCCGGGCTTTCTGCTGCCGCGGCCCTCGGCCAATCCGGCCATCAGGTCACGGTCCTCGAAGCACGCCATTTCCTGGGTGGTCGCGCTACGTCCTATCCTCTGCCCGCCGACGAATCCGGCGAGGTGATCGACAACTGCCAGCACATTCTGCTGCGCTGCTGCGTCAACCTGCTCGATTTCTATCAGCGGCTCGGCGTCGAGCAGAGCATTCACTTCCATAAGGAATTCTTCTTCATCGAGCCCGGCGGGCGCACCTCCACGATGAAGGCCGGCATCCTGCCCAAGCCGCTGCACTTCACCGGCTCGTTCGCAACCCTTCACTTCCTGTCGCTTTCCGACAAAATCGCCGTCGGCCGTGCCCTGCTCGCCATCCAGAGCGAGTGGCATACCCGCAAGGATCTTGACGCCATCACCATGCTCGACTGGCTCAAGGAAAAGCACCAGCCCGCCCAGGCCATTGAGCGTTTCTGGCGCCAGATCCTCGTCAGTTCCATCAACGAGGAACTCGACCGCATGGCCGCTTCCCATGGCTTCCAGGTCTTCTATCTCGGCTTTCTCGCCTCGTCCAACTCGTATCAGATGGGCGTCCCCGCCGTTCCGCTGGGTGAACTCTACTCGCAGGAGGCCTGGAAACGCATCCCTGGGGTCAACATCCGGTTCCGCACCCCAGTCACCCGTATCGAATTCGAGGATGGCCTCGTCAAGGCGGCCTACTCCGGCGACGAGCGCTTCACGGCCGATCACTACATCTCCGCCCTGCCTTTTGAGCGTCTGGCCCTGCTGGCAACTCCGCTCAGCATCGATTACTCGCCGTTCGAGCATTCGCCCATCACCGGCATTCACCTGTGGTTCGACCGCCCGGTGACCGATCTGCCGCACGCCACCCTGCTCGATCGCACGCTCCAGTGGGCGTTCAACAAGCAGGATGGGCGCTATATCCAGTTGGTCGTGAGCGCCTCGCGCACTCTCACTGATTTACCGCGAAACGAAGTGATCGATCTGGCCGTCCGAGAATTAAAGGAGTTCTTCCCTGCCGCGCAGAACGCGAAGCTTGTGAAAGCACACGTCGTGAAAGAGATTCGCGCCACCTTCTCCGCCAAACCCGGCCTGGAACTGCTGCGGCCCGAAGCCCGCACCAATGTCCCCAATCTCGTCCTGGCCGGTGACTGGACCCGCTCCGGCTGGCCGGCCACCATGGAAGGGGCCGTTCGTAGCGGCTACAAAGCGGCCGATGTCGTTTATCCGGCCGGAAGAGCCCTTCTGCCCGACATCGCTTAG
- a CDS encoding DinB family protein — translation MTSRRGFSLALLAAPAAAQSDSATSEYLGEFGYTAQHTIDLAKAFPAGKFGWRPAPGVRSTGEVFVHLAAGNLMLLGKAAAPGSWPDVKEIQGWEKTKAAKDQTVDLLVRSKSAVEKAYAESGAAGLSTKVDFFGKPATANAIYLRILAHTNEHLGQMIAYARISGVTPPWSKSE, via the coding sequence ATGACATCCAGACGCGGCTTCTCACTCGCCCTGCTGGCCGCCCCGGCAGCCGCGCAATCAGACAGCGCAACCTCCGAATACCTCGGGGAATTCGGCTATACCGCCCAACACACAATCGATCTGGCCAAGGCGTTCCCGGCCGGGAAGTTCGGCTGGAGACCGGCGCCGGGAGTCCGTTCCACCGGAGAAGTCTTCGTTCACCTGGCTGCGGGCAACCTGATGCTGCTCGGCAAAGCCGCGGCGCCCGGCTCCTGGCCCGACGTGAAGGAGATTCAGGGCTGGGAGAAGACCAAAGCCGCCAAGGACCAGACGGTCGACCTGCTGGTGCGTTCCAAATCAGCGGTGGAGAAGGCCTACGCCGAATCCGGCGCCGCCGGCTTGTCCACGAAGGTGGACTTCTTCGGCAAACCGGCCACGGCCAATGCGATCTACCTCCGCATCCTGGCCCATACCAACGAACACCTAGGGCAGATGATCGCCTACGCCCGGATATCCGGCGTGACCCCGCCGTGGAGTAAATCCGAATAG
- a CDS encoding 3-keto-disaccharide hydrolase, with product MFRRSLLLFAGVLVATLGLWAQDAPYLTQEGWKPLLNGTNLEGWHAMDPTKPHEWVAARGIRFDRMYSPKALSFVGSAGDRMVNGKNGRTQNFVTDQKFGDIELYIEWMIPKGANSGVYLHGLYEIQILDSFGSQDLTTGDCAAVYHRWINNRPVGGSAPKVNAMLAPGNWQRYHIWFRAPRFDASGKKTENARFLLVMFNGVEVQRDVEVPEGTRAHMEIPEAATNPLMLQGDHGPVAFRNIYWRPLGEIPER from the coding sequence ATGTTCAGACGCAGTCTTCTTCTCTTCGCCGGCGTCCTCGTTGCGACGCTCGGGCTGTGGGCCCAGGACGCACCCTACCTCACCCAGGAGGGATGGAAGCCCCTGTTGAACGGGACGAACCTCGAAGGGTGGCACGCCATGGATCCCACCAAGCCACACGAGTGGGTGGCGGCGCGCGGGATCCGCTTCGACCGTATGTACTCGCCGAAGGCGCTGTCCTTCGTCGGTAGCGCGGGCGACCGTATGGTGAACGGGAAGAATGGCCGCACGCAGAACTTCGTCACCGACCAGAAGTTCGGCGACATCGAACTCTACATCGAGTGGATGATCCCCAAGGGTGCGAACTCCGGTGTGTACCTGCATGGGCTGTATGAAATCCAGATTCTGGATAGCTTCGGATCGCAGGATCTGACCACTGGCGACTGCGCGGCCGTCTATCACCGCTGGATCAATAACCGGCCTGTGGGCGGCTCCGCTCCAAAGGTGAATGCCATGCTGGCGCCCGGCAACTGGCAGCGGTATCACATCTGGTTCCGCGCTCCGCGGTTCGATGCTTCCGGCAAGAAGACGGAGAATGCACGGTTCCTGCTGGTGATGTTCAACGGCGTGGAAGTGCAGCGGGATGTGGAAGTGCCGGAAGGCACGCGGGCGCATATGGAGATTCCGGAAGCGGCTACGAATCCGCTGATGCTGCAGGGCGACCATGGTCCGGTGGCCTTCCGCAACATCTACTGGCGTCCGCTGGGCGAGATCCCGGAACGCTAA
- a CDS encoding DNA alkylation repair protein, producing MTLQEAMQTLESLGTEQARKIYRRHGAVEPMFGVSFANFGKLQKKIKQDHALAGQLWATGNFDARVLATMIADPQAMTPAELDRWVKDLEGYSLTDLFGKFAAQTPHARKMREKWMKSKEEFTAQAGWLLLSYAISGGEDLSDEYLKETLAFIEKNIHKSMNRVRHSMNGVMINIGIHREPLRPLVLVTAARIGKVVVDHGETSCETPDAASYIAKTLAHYARKKGA from the coding sequence ATGACCCTGCAGGAAGCAATGCAGACGCTCGAGTCGCTGGGCACCGAACAGGCCCGCAAGATCTACCGCCGCCACGGCGCAGTCGAACCTATGTTCGGAGTCTCGTTCGCCAATTTCGGCAAACTCCAGAAAAAGATCAAACAGGACCATGCCCTGGCCGGTCAGCTCTGGGCCACAGGGAACTTCGACGCCCGCGTCTTGGCCACTATGATCGCCGATCCGCAAGCCATGACTCCGGCCGAACTGGACCGCTGGGTCAAGGACCTCGAGGGATACTCGCTCACAGACTTGTTCGGGAAGTTCGCCGCCCAAACCCCGCATGCCCGCAAAATGCGCGAGAAGTGGATGAAGTCGAAGGAGGAGTTCACCGCGCAAGCCGGCTGGCTGCTACTCTCCTACGCCATTTCCGGCGGCGAAGATCTCTCGGACGAGTACCTGAAGGAGACCCTGGCCTTCATCGAGAAGAACATCCACAAATCGATGAACCGCGTGCGCCACTCCATGAACGGGGTCATGATCAACATCGGGATTCACCGCGAACCCCTCCGCCCTCTGGTGCTCGTCACCGCGGCCCGCATCGGCAAAGTTGTGGTCGATCACGGCGAAACTTCGTGCGAAACGCCGGATGCCGCGTCTTATATCGCAAAGACCTTGGCGCACTATGCCAGGAAGAAGGGAGCATGA
- a CDS encoding cyclase family protein, giving the protein MSWIDISTPIRSDMVVWPGDTPVRVEQTMSLDRGDPFNLTVLGMTAHSGTHVDAPRHFLADGVSMEHMPLDQLMGPAVVIEVDDPQAVRARHVPDDLPPGARVIFKTRNSREYLTQTGFVEEFVYVSEEAALKLAAARVRMVGVDYLSVGGFQNDLRETHVALLGAGIYVIEGLVLTHIEPGSYELVCLPLLIPGSDGSPARALIRRLP; this is encoded by the coding sequence ATGAGTTGGATCGACATCTCCACGCCTATCCGGAGCGACATGGTCGTGTGGCCCGGCGATACGCCTGTCCGCGTCGAACAAACCATGTCCCTGGATCGGGGCGATCCGTTCAATCTGACCGTGCTCGGCATGACGGCTCACAGCGGGACGCACGTCGATGCGCCGCGCCACTTTCTTGCCGATGGCGTGAGCATGGAGCACATGCCGCTGGATCAACTGATGGGGCCGGCCGTGGTGATTGAAGTGGACGACCCGCAGGCCGTGCGGGCGCGGCACGTTCCGGATGATCTGCCGCCGGGCGCTCGGGTGATTTTCAAGACGCGGAACTCACGAGAGTACTTGACGCAGACGGGGTTTGTGGAAGAGTTCGTATACGTGTCGGAAGAGGCGGCGCTGAAGCTGGCCGCTGCCCGAGTGAGGATGGTGGGCGTGGATTACCTGTCGGTGGGCGGCTTCCAGAATGACCTGCGGGAGACCCATGTGGCGCTGCTGGGCGCCGGGATCTACGTCATCGAGGGACTGGTGCTGACACACATCGAGCCTGGTTCGTACGAACTGGTGTGTCTGCCTTTGCTGATTCCGGGCTCGGACGGATCGCCGGCCCGTGCTTTGATTCGACGATTGCCCTAG
- a CDS encoding carboxypeptidase-like regulatory domain-containing protein yields the protein MRSRFLALMALLVFAFPVLADPPMTSLKIEVKTYTEKPIDRASVIVKFSPGRNYVKLGKRTHTAWQMKTNQEGVAKIPPLPQGNILIQVIAKGYQTFGQTFEVNEAERTIEVKLNAPQPQVSAH from the coding sequence ATGCGATCGCGTTTTCTCGCTCTGATGGCCCTGCTGGTCTTCGCCTTCCCTGTGTTGGCGGACCCACCCATGACTTCGCTGAAGATCGAGGTCAAGACTTATACCGAGAAGCCCATCGATCGCGCCAGCGTGATCGTGAAGTTCTCGCCCGGACGGAACTACGTCAAGCTGGGTAAGCGGACGCACACTGCGTGGCAGATGAAGACCAACCAGGAAGGTGTGGCGAAGATCCCGCCGCTGCCCCAGGGCAACATCCTCATCCAGGTTATCGCCAAGGGCTACCAGACGTTCGGCCAGACCTTCGAAGTCAATGAAGCTGAGCGCACCATCGAAGTGAAGCTGAACGCCCCACAGCCGCAGGTCAGCGCCCACTAG
- a CDS encoding DoxX family protein, with amino-acid sequence MNTNSTAQIASRKRLWTGRVITALPALFLLADGVAKLFKPVPVVQGTLQLGFTEAVIVPLGLLLTACTILYLIPRTAVLGAVLLTGYLGGAVATHLRANPSWFTLLFPVMMGSLVWCGLWLRNGRLRAMMPVVGDPRAV; translated from the coding sequence ATGAACACCAATTCAACCGCGCAGATTGCCTCCAGGAAACGTCTCTGGACCGGCAGGGTCATCACGGCCTTGCCCGCCCTGTTCCTGCTCGCCGATGGGGTAGCTAAACTCTTCAAACCCGTGCCGGTAGTGCAAGGCACCTTGCAGTTGGGCTTCACGGAGGCCGTCATTGTACCCCTGGGCCTTCTCCTGACAGCCTGTACGATCCTGTATCTCATTCCGCGCACCGCCGTCCTCGGAGCCGTGCTCCTCACTGGCTACCTGGGTGGAGCCGTCGCCACTCACCTGCGCGCTAATCCTTCCTGGTTCACGCTTCTCTTTCCGGTGATGATGGGCTCACTCGTCTGGTGCGGACTCTGGTTGCGGAACGGCCGGCTGCGCGCCATGATGCCTGTCGTTGGGGATCCGCGCGCAGTCTGA
- a CDS encoding DUF1801 domain-containing protein, producing the protein MDKSTKSKSAVTSGSSAKPGSVEQWVARLSPEQQAIFAEVRDTVAQQAPAAAVLIKWGHPIWDSGGPFILFKPATHHVTLGFWHGTALPDPEGLLEGEGGSVRHIKLRVPGDLRKFPVDQWIQKVLALNAEVGDASKRK; encoded by the coding sequence ATGGACAAATCAACTAAATCGAAATCCGCGGTCACTTCAGGATCCTCCGCCAAGCCCGGCAGCGTCGAGCAATGGGTAGCGCGGCTCAGCCCCGAACAGCAGGCCATCTTCGCCGAGGTTCGGGACACGGTAGCCCAGCAGGCGCCCGCAGCGGCCGTGCTCATCAAGTGGGGTCACCCCATCTGGGATTCCGGCGGCCCCTTCATCCTCTTCAAGCCTGCCACCCATCACGTCACCCTGGGGTTCTGGCATGGCACCGCCCTGCCCGATCCGGAAGGTCTGCTGGAAGGCGAAGGCGGCAGCGTGCGCCACATCAAGCTGCGCGTCCCAGGCGACCTGCGGAAGTTCCCGGTCGATCAATGGATCCAGAAGGTTCTTGCCCTGAACGCCGAAGTCGGGGATGCCAGCAAACGGAAGTAA
- a CDS encoding alpha/beta hydrolase, producing MISRILFTLIAVLGIVQAAEVSKGVVARNVLTMKYHSESLNADRLCNVILPMDYQQSTRRYPVLYLLHGLGDDHTAWTFMTNVSAYASRFGIIVVMPDVGRNWYVNSAADPAAKYEDMIVKDLIPYIDSNYRSIPLRRARAVAGLSMGGYGAMFLGLKHSGRFAAIGAFSGALAISHSAPMAVPATATAEARKRTEEMNALFGAAESEARKERDPFELLDKVPAGQMPLLYIACGGQDFLIKQNRDFVDLLASKKIPYEYREISPRVHSWDFWDDQIDVFLGILAHTPGFPMGQPHPMLPQPMPQN from the coding sequence ATGATTTCCCGAATTCTATTCACCCTGATTGCCGTGCTTGGCATTGTGCAGGCCGCCGAAGTCAGCAAGGGCGTGGTGGCGCGCAACGTCCTGACGATGAAGTACCACAGCGAGTCGCTCAATGCCGATCGCCTGTGCAACGTGATCCTGCCGATGGACTATCAGCAGTCGACGCGCCGGTACCCGGTGCTTTACCTGCTGCACGGCCTGGGTGACGACCATACGGCCTGGACGTTCATGACCAATGTTTCCGCCTATGCGAGCCGTTTCGGGATCATCGTGGTGATGCCGGACGTGGGCCGCAACTGGTATGTGAACAGCGCGGCCGATCCAGCGGCGAAGTATGAGGACATGATCGTCAAAGACCTGATCCCTTACATCGACAGCAACTATCGCAGCATTCCGCTGCGCCGCGCGCGGGCGGTGGCGGGGTTGTCGATGGGCGGATACGGAGCGATGTTCCTGGGCTTGAAGCACTCCGGGCGCTTCGCAGCGATTGGTGCGTTTAGCGGAGCCCTGGCGATCTCGCACAGCGCGCCCATGGCGGTTCCGGCGACGGCTACGGCGGAGGCTCGGAAGCGGACCGAGGAGATGAACGCGCTGTTCGGCGCCGCCGAATCAGAAGCCCGGAAGGAACGGGATCCGTTTGAGCTGCTGGATAAGGTTCCGGCCGGCCAGATGCCGCTGCTGTATATCGCCTGTGGCGGGCAGGATTTCCTGATCAAACAGAACCGGGATTTCGTGGACCTGCTGGCCTCCAAGAAGATTCCATATGAATACAGGGAGATCTCGCCGCGCGTGCATTCGTGGGATTTCTGGGATGACCAGATCGATGTGTTCCTGGGGATCCTGGCGCACACGCCGGGCTTCCCGATGGGACAGCCGCATCCAATGCTGCCGCAACCGATGCCGCAGAACTGA
- a CDS encoding sulfatase family protein yields MPSRRSVLAAPFLLLPSRAAASRTNVVIFMSDDHGAWANGCYGCADIQTPNIDRLAATGTRFTGAYACTPVCSPSRMTYMTGLIPSQHGVQDYLQPSDSFGPTATRFLDGHPTWSEALAAQGYTLGMCGKWHMGDDDKAQRGFSYWHTVPGGGGTYRDPEFVTNGTRRKLTGYKTNLVTDGALEFLDTVRNKPFVLHLPFYAPHTPYDYQPEEFREPYRSSNFSCFPDAPKHPWQNPELAQHHGQRASKLGYSALITGMDHNIGRVLQRLDQMGVRENTLVIFTADQGWSAGHHGVWGKGNGTWPFNMYEEALRVPLIWTHPGRISADRVIPSLVSSYDFFPTILDYLEVPAPKGGRRPGRSYTRLLRGEAQNWRNRLYFEYANVRGLRTQTLKYIERTAEFPSELYDLEADPGETKSVLRDAAYARTAATLRTELAGFFRSSGAPPIQDWRTTVRHQLHTYPPPRQ; encoded by the coding sequence ATGCCGAGCCGCCGCTCCGTCCTGGCCGCGCCGTTCCTCCTCCTGCCTTCCCGCGCCGCCGCCAGCCGCACTAACGTCGTGATCTTCATGTCGGACGACCACGGCGCCTGGGCCAACGGCTGCTATGGCTGCGCGGATATCCAGACACCCAACATCGACCGCCTGGCCGCCACCGGAACTCGCTTCACCGGCGCCTACGCCTGCACTCCGGTCTGCTCGCCCAGCCGCATGACGTACATGACCGGCCTGATCCCGTCCCAACACGGCGTCCAGGACTACCTGCAGCCCAGCGACAGCTTCGGCCCCACGGCCACCCGGTTCCTGGACGGCCACCCCACCTGGAGCGAAGCGCTCGCGGCGCAGGGCTACACGCTCGGCATGTGCGGCAAGTGGCACATGGGCGACGACGACAAGGCCCAGCGCGGATTCTCCTATTGGCACACCGTGCCCGGCGGCGGAGGCACTTACCGCGACCCCGAGTTCGTCACCAACGGCACACGCCGCAAATTGACAGGCTACAAGACCAATCTCGTCACCGACGGAGCGCTCGAGTTCCTGGACACAGTCAGGAACAAGCCATTCGTCCTGCACCTGCCGTTCTACGCCCCGCACACGCCGTACGACTACCAGCCAGAGGAGTTCCGCGAGCCCTACCGGAGTTCCAACTTCTCATGCTTTCCGGATGCGCCCAAACACCCCTGGCAGAATCCGGAACTTGCCCAGCACCACGGCCAGCGTGCCAGCAAACTCGGCTACTCCGCCCTGATCACCGGCATGGACCACAACATCGGCCGCGTCCTGCAGCGCCTGGATCAGATGGGTGTTCGCGAGAACACCCTGGTTATCTTCACGGCCGACCAGGGCTGGAGCGCCGGCCACCACGGCGTCTGGGGCAAAGGCAACGGCACCTGGCCCTTCAATATGTACGAGGAAGCCCTGCGGGTCCCACTCATCTGGACCCACCCCGGCCGCATCTCCGCCGACCGTGTCATCCCGTCGCTCGTCTCCAGCTACGACTTCTTCCCTACGATCCTCGACTACCTCGAGGTCCCGGCGCCGAAAGGTGGCCGCCGGCCCGGCCGCAGCTACACGCGCCTCCTGCGCGGCGAAGCTCAAAACTGGCGCAATCGCCTCTACTTTGAGTACGCCAACGTGCGCGGCCTGCGGACGCAGACCTTGAAGTACATTGAACGCACCGCTGAGTTCCCCAGCGAATTGTACGATCTCGAAGCCGACCCCGGCGAAACGAAAAGCGTCCTCCGCGACGCGGCTTATGCTCGAACCGCGGCCACCCTTCGCACCGAACTGGCAGGGTTCTTCCGCTCTTCCGGAGCGCCCCCCATCCAGGACTGGCGGACCACGGTCCGCCACCAGTTGCACACTTATCCTCCGCCACGGCAGTGA